The Methylomonas sp. UP202 DNA window CCCAGGCCGTCGCCGGCGAGGTCGGGCTGGATCGCGTGGCGGAGGGCCGAGCGAGTCCTCCAGGCGCCGTTGATCCAGGAGCCGCCGCGAATCACACGGGATTGGTCTTGGCCTGTCGGCCCGAGCGGATCGCTTTGCGCCTGCGCGCCGTATTCGCGCCATCCATCCTTACACCATTCGTAGACATTGCCATGCATTTCGTACAAGCCCCACGGGTTGGCCGGCAGGCTCTTGACCGGTACGGTCCGTTCCCGGTACTCGCCTGGCTCGCCGCCGGCATACGGATAATGGCCGGCGTAGTTGACTTGCGCCGGCGTGATGTTGGCGCCGAAACTAAACGGCGTCGTGGTGCCGGCCCTGCAGGCGTATTCCCATTCCGCTTCGCTGGGTAGTTCGACCTGGCAACCGGGCAGTAAAACTTGTAGCTTTTCCAGAAACTGTTGCACGTCCAGCCAACTGACCTGTTCCACCGGCCGGTCGGGATCATCGTTGAACGCACTGGGGTTATTGCCCATCACCGCCAGCCACAAGGCTTGGGTACAAGCCGTGTCTGCAAGCCAGAAACCCCGGCTAATCGTCACCGGATGTTGCGGGCCCTCGTCGCTAGACCGGTCCGGCTCGCCCTCCGGCGAGCCCATCCAGAAGCTGCCGGGTTCGATCCAACGCAGGATTTGCGTCAGCACCTCGGCCCCACCATCAACCGCGATGGCCGCCCAAAGCCCATAGCGATCATCCCCCCAGGCATTGGCGAACGGCGGCGGAAACGGGTCGGGGAAGCGGGCGGGGTCTATCATCGCAAATTACCGGGCTGGAAAATTGGTCGGTGACCCATGCAAAACGGAAGAGGCTTCAGTCGCCGCTAAAGCGCCTCCTACGGGGGCCGGCGACCCATGCAACGCGGAAGAGGCGCCTGCTAAAGTCGGCGGCGGCCATTGAGTTTTGCCGGCCGGCAGCGGATAGGCAAAAACCGGGGGTGCATCGATCGCAGTTGCGCGGGGGTTAAACTCGTCTTGCGGCTGCAGGGCCGGTATCGCGAAAAAGTGCAGGGTCATGATCGGCGTTTCGGTTTGGGGTCCGGTTTGAAAATCGCGG harbors:
- a CDS encoding formylglycine-generating enzyme family protein, with amino-acid sequence MIDPARFPDPFPPPFANAWGDDRYGLWAAIAVDGGAEVLTQILRWIEPGSFWMGSPEGEPDRSSDEGPQHPVTISRGFWLADTACTQALWLAVMGNNPSAFNDDPDRPVEQVSWLDVQQFLEKLQVLLPGCQVELPSEAEWEYACRAGTTTPFSFGANITPAQVNYAGHYPYAGGEPGEYRERTVPVKSLPANPWGLYEMHGNVYEWCKDGWREYGAQAQSDPLGPTGQDQSRVIRGGSWINGAWRTRSALRHAIQPDLAGDGLGFRLCLRSIGPGQAAGGPAGSPGRASGASPEV